The following is a genomic window from Deinococcota bacterium.
TGAGCTGGTTCACGAAGGACAACAAGATGGGCCTCCGCGCCGTTACCGACGCCATGTTCTTGGGCACGCGCAACGTGATAGGCCTGGTGGCGGTCTGCGCCTGCGCGGGCATCGTGGTGGGGATCATCTCGCTCACCGGCATCGGCGGGCGCTTTTCGTCGCTGCTCTTCTCGGTCGCCCAGAACAGCCAGTTTCTGGCGCTCGTCTTTGCGATGGGCATCGCCATCCTCCTGGGCATGGGCATGCCCACCACCGCCGCTTACGCCGTAGCGGCCTCGGTGGTGGCGCCGGGGCTGGTGCGCATGGAGGTCTTGCCGCTGGTGGCGCACATGTTCGTGTTCTACTACGCGGTCGTCTCGGCCATCACCCCGCCCGTCGCCCTGGCCGCTTACGCCACCGCCGGCATCGCCGGGACCGACCCTCTAAAGACCTCGGTGGAGTCGTTCAGGCTGGGACTGGCTGCCTACCTGGTGCCCTTCATGTTCTTCTACAGCCCGCAACTGCTGCTCATCGGCGAGCCCTGGCGCATCGGCCTGGCTTTCGTGACTGGCGTCTTCGGAGTCTACTTTCTGGCCGCAGCGGTGCAGGGCTGGTTCGTCACCAGCATGAGCGCCATCCCGCGCCTGTTCATGCTGATCGCGGCCGTCACCTTGATCTACGGCACCGTCCACACCGACCTTATCGGCGCGGCCATCGTCGCAGCGCTCTTCTTCTATCAGCGCTGGAGGCTGAGGGGCCGCGAGGCCGACGAGAGGACCGCCGCTGAAAGGACCGAGGCCGAGACGCAGCCGAGGTAGCGGTTCCCGGCCTTCGTATCTGCTCGAGGCTAAACCTCGACGGGTGCCTCGACAAGCTCCCTGAGATCGAGGCGGGGCTGCTTCCAGACGGACCGGACGTGCGCGATCAGCCTCTCGCCCAAGACATCGCCCAGCATGCCACGCGCCTTTGCGGCCATCTCCTCGTCGCTCATGGGATTATGGGCCGAGCCCTTGGGGTGCTCGCGCAGCGCCACCAGTTCGCGACCCGAGCGGGTGCGCAGGACCAGGCGGACGGCGTAGGCTCCCGGGTAGAGCGCGTCGAAGGCAGGCTCGTGGTGCATGGTGATGCGCGGCAGCAGGGCGCGCACCGCCTCGTCCTCCAGGCTCTCGGGGGCGAAGCTGTGCACGTCCAAGGAGCCGTGCACGAGGGCCCAGGCGAGGACAAAGGGGTAGGA
Proteins encoded in this region:
- a CDS encoding TRAP transporter large permease subunit; its protein translation is GVLKQAYLFLPVVILVVTILMGYSIVRAGTLALISTLIMSWFTKDNKMGLRAVTDAMFLGTRNVIGLVAVCACAGIVVGIISLTGIGGRFSSLLFSVAQNSQFLALVFAMGIAILLGMGMPTTAAYAVAASVVAPGLVRMEVLPLVAHMFVFYYAVVSAITPPVALAAYATAGIAGTDPLKTSVESFRLGLAAYLVPFMFFYSPQLLLIGEPWRIGLAFVTGVFGVYFLAAAVQGWFVTSMSAIPRLFMLIAAVTLIYGTVHTDLIGAAIVAALFFYQRWRLRGREADERTAAERTEAETQPR